TTGGTACATGCGCTACTCAACTAGAtaatgatctcttgccctaatggGAAAAGACTCTCTGAGCCTAAGGCGTACACTATGCTTCCTCACATTCATTATCatattagggaaagagaacgctatctAGTTGTGTGCGACGCGTGGttcctatgcctagacatagggcCGAACAATGATCATCGcatccccatggaaaggcagaaatctcTAAGGACACGACATTCATTTTGCACGGTCCTATATCTAGGCATAGGAACCACGCATCCCCTATGACtgggtagcgttctctttctcATTGTATTAATTGTtttagaaagagaaagagagagagagagagagagtagctAATGAGATTGATGCAAATGTCACACAGTTTGGTTGTCttattttcccttaaaataaataagagaaaggatTGGGTAGGAGTGTAGGACACGCTAATACCTATGTgcctatctctttctttctcacatgaaatgactttaTTGCCCTCCTATTTTACATTTACCATACCTCATACCTCTTTGTGCTGCTGCAGTGCTGCTGCTCGCTAAGAGAACCTCTCCCAATATATAAATACATAAAATGATGGTGCTACTACCATATGATAATGTTCGGAGTGCCTAACTCGGTAACTGCATTATTTATTGCCAGCAGCAAGTCCAATACCAATTGCCTTTCTTCTTCCACATTCTTCCAGAGCTCACCGGCGGCGACAGCATTCAGCTTCCGTAAATGGATTCAACTCTGCTATAGCCCGCCGCTGGAACAATCACTTCGACTGGAGCTCCTCCGCTGCTTCTCCAATCTCAATTTCAATCTCAATCTAGCCCCAGCAAGCAACCGCACTACTACGCCCAATTCCACAATAAACTCCATTACCGTTAACCCTCAAAACTCCTCACCCGCTCCAAACCCAATACCCAATGCCACCTTCACATTGAAATCTATCTGCGCCTCTATCTTCCATATGTGCAACTGTTTAAAGAGAACTGATGCAACAGAACCCACAGCTACCCTTCGCAGCTCCCGAAACTCACGACTTTCCAAATGCTCTTCCTCCATGTCCCAGTCACAGGATTCTCGAACTTCTCCCATTTCCCCTTCAATTTCTAGCGCCGAGCACTCCATTAGTAGGAGCAGGAGCAGCACTTCAAGCGCTGTCTGTACCAGCGGTTCTATCAATAAGGGCTCATCCAGAGCTTCGATTTCCAGCAAAACATCCCTTTCCAGCATCCGTGAATCCTTGCCCGATAACCCCAACATCTATGATTTCTCCGAAATCTGCGCTGCCACCAACAACCTCTTGGCCAAACGCTTCTCCTCTTCGTCGGCTGTCTGGCGTTGCTCTCTCCACGGCAAGGACGCCATCGTCATCCAGCGTAGGTTGCGACGCTCCATGGAAGCCTCCATGCTCCGCGAACGGCTCTCCTTGATCTGCAGGAGCCACCACTCTAGCTTGATCAAATTGCTTGGTGCGTCCATCTCCGGCGATCATATCTACCTTGTCTACGAGTATGTAAACGGGGTCAGCCTCGCCGATTGCTTACGGAACCCTAAAAACCCAAACTTCACGGTCCTCTCCAACTGGATGTCGCGAATGAAGGTGGCCATAGATATCGCCCAGGGGCTCGATTACATCCACAACTCATTTGGGTTTAACCAAAATTTCGTCCACAACCACATCAGGAGTACCGGCTTGATCGTTACGGATCAACCCTCGTTCCATGCGAGGATCTGTCACTTCGGCACGGCAGAACTCTGCGGAGAGATCCCTGAGTATCATGATCAGCATCAGGAGGGAAAGTGCGATGTCACAGAGATGTCGAAAGCCTCGGCTTCTCTTTTTTCGAGATTGCAGATAGCAGACAACCGGAGCATGAGATTCGAAGGGACGAGAGGTTACATGTCGCCGGAATTTCAGGCGACCGGTATCGGAACTCAGAAATCCGACGTGTTTGCTTTTGGGGTTGTGCTCTTGGAATTGTTGTCGGGAGAGGAGCCCTTTAGGTATAGATTGGATGAGGAAAAGAAGGATTACCGGAGAGTCTCGCTGATCGAGATGGCCAGGGAAGCGATGGAGGAGGAAAAGGATGTTACGGGTAAGGGTGAGGAAGAAGGTGAAGGTGGACGGACCGGGTGGTTGAGGAGATGGGTGGACCGGAGGTTGAAAGATTCTTTTCCGGTCGAGGTGGTCGAGAAGATGACACGTGTAGCGCTGGATTGCGTTGACGTGGATCCAGGTAGGAGGCCTAACATGCGTGACGTGGCCGGGAAGATTTCCAAACTCTACTTGAAGTCGGAACGGTGGTCCAACTCCTTGGTTGGTTTACCTACGGGCATCACCGTTTCTTTAGCCCCTCGATAAAAGAACCAGAATATTTTTTAATGGAATTACGTAAATGCCCCTACTAAATCCTATTTTGTCTTTttgttgaagttttttttttcgtcATTGATGACGATCACCAAATCCAAATCGCAGGCAGGTTCTACAAATTACCATAGTTTTGTAAATAGTAGGTGTGGTTACAGCAAAGATGAGGTCGACACTTAACATTACTTTTGTGTATTTTGTGATTTTGGGATTCGTTTGTTTCTTTATTGGCTTGAAAATAGAATAAATGAGAATGATAGAATTGAAGACATCATGGGATACGTCATAAGTGAGATTTTTTGTCacctttctccaaaaaaaaaaattatattaaatttaagcttttttcgtttttttggtaagagaaaTTTATTAACGCCAAACGTTCCAGAAGAGTTGGAATACAAGAGAAGATTAAGACAATGGGGCGGGATGTGATGCCAAACAAAATGATCTTGAACAAAGCGCCCAAAGAGGCAAGACAGTCTGCAACAGAGTTGCCATCCCTATGAATGTGCCTGAATTGGATATCCTCAAACCGAAGGGCGAGCTGAGAGGAATCCAAGATGATCGAAGCGATCCTCCAAGGAAGAGCGCCAATGACTTTGTTGAGGATATTGATAACAAGGAGGTTGTCACTCTCGATGATTAAATTCCGGATGTTGAGATTGAGCGCCATAGTAATGGCTGTTCGAACCGCAAGAGCTTCGGCAAGAACCGCATATATAGTTCCACCCAATACCGATGGCAAAATCACAAATGAAGGCTGATTCTGAGCTTCTACAAACACCTCCAATACCGGCTTTGTCGGGGTTACCTCTACTTGCATCGTCAACATTGAACTTGACATAGAGTGGAGGAGGACTCCACCCGATCAGAGCTGTAGTACGTGTCTCCGGCACCCGAAGAAGAGGGACATGGTCCCTAACCCCATTGATAGCACGCCTGATGATTATATCCTGCTTGAAGGATTGATTCCTGAAAATGAAATCCCAATATCCAATCCAAATGTGCCAAATGATGTTGCAAAAGTAAGCCAGTTCGATGTTGCTATCTCTGTTGTTCTTGTTCAAATTGTTGATGAAGTGAAGGATGATGTTTGTGAACTGCTGGTTAATGAATTGGTGGCTCAAACCTGATTGAAGCCACAATTGCTGAATAATTGGGCAGTCCAAGAAGAGATGATTGGCCGATTGTTCTTGAACTTGACACAGGGGGCAGTAAGGATTGAGATTCATTGCCCTTCTGTTAAGTAAATCTGGAAGCAGTAGCTTTTGATGCAAGAACTTCCAAATAAAGTGTTGAACCTTTGGAGTAGTGGGTAAATGCCAAACTTTCAGCCAAGTTGAATTCACATTGTGATCAAAACCCCTGATTGCAATGCTATAAGCTGACGCTACAGTAAAACAACCACTAGCTGCAAGAGCCCAAATACACTTATTCGGAGAAGGGAAAATAGGAATTGGGATGGAAAGAATTTTAAATGTTATGTCTGGATGCCACCAATGGAAAATCAAATCCCTAACCCAAGAGTTACTGGAGGCAACAATGAATTCAGCAACAGAAGAAGGGGCATCTCtaggaagagggaagggagcTGCAAAAGGGGGACAATCTAGGATCCAAAAATCAAGCCAAGGATTGATAGACAAACCATTACCAACCCTAAAGCACAGACCTTTTCTAAGAAGGTCCTTCGAAGAACAAACCGACTTCCAACCCCACAAAGTCGAAGAAGGACAAGCAGCATATAGGAAAGTCAAGGAGGGGAAGTACTTTTCTTTCATCAACTGGCcccagaaggaagaagaaggattgaGGAGTTCCCATCCCTTCTTGGCGAGCAAAGCCAGATTCATATGATTAGAAAGCTTGACATTGAGCCCACCAAATCTTTTTGGGAGGCAGATAGAGTTCCAAGAGACAGTAGGGGTCATTTTAGAAGTACCACTAGACCAATAGAAGTCTCTACTAATTGAATCAAGAGCTTTATGGACTGTAGAGGGGATTTTGAAACAG
The nucleotide sequence above comes from Telopea speciosissima isolate NSW1024214 ecotype Mountain lineage chromosome 3, Tspe_v1, whole genome shotgun sequence. Encoded proteins:
- the LOC122653695 gene encoding lysM domain receptor-like kinase 3 isoform X2 — encoded protein: MCNCLKRTDATEPTATLRSSRNSRLSKCSSSMSQSQDSRTSPISPSISSAEHSISRSRSSTSSAVCTSGSINKGSSRASISSKTSLSSIRESLPDNPNIYDFSEICAATNNLLAKRFSSSSAVWRCSLHGKDAIVIQRRLRRSMEASMLRERLSLICRSHHSSLIKLLGASISGDHIYLVYEYVNGVSLADCLRNPKNPNFTVLSNWMSRMKVAIDIAQGLDYIHNSFGFNQNFVHNHIRSTGLIVTDQPSFHARICHFGTAELCGEIPEYHDQHQEGKLQIADNRSMRFEGTRGYMSPEFQATGIGTQKSDVFAFGVVLLELLSGEEPFRYRLDEEKKDYRRVSLIEMAREAMEEEKDVTGKGEEEGEGGRTGWLRRWVDRRLKDSFPVEVVEKMTRVALDCVDVDPGRRPNMRDVAGKISKLYLKSERWSNSLVGLPTGITVSLAPR
- the LOC122653695 gene encoding lysM domain receptor-like kinase 3 isoform X3 — encoded protein: MCNCLKRTDATEPTATLRSSRNSRLSKCSSSMSQSQDSRTSPISPSISSAEHSISRSRSSTSSAVCTSGSINKGSSRASISSKTSLSSIRESLPDNPNIYDFSEICAATNNLLAKRFSSSSAVWRCSLHGKDAIVIQRRLRRSMEASMLRERLSLICRSHHSSLIKLLGASISGDHIYLVYEYVNGVSLADCLRNPKNPNFTVLSNWMSRMKVAIDIAQGLDYIHNSFGFNQNFVHNHIRSTGLIVTDQPSFHARICHFGTAELCGEIPKASASLFSRLQIADNRSMRFEGTRGYMSPEFQATGIGTQKSDVFAFGVVLLELLSGEEPFRYRLDEEKKDYRRVSLIEMAREAMEEEKDVTGKGEEEGEGGRTGWLRRWVDRRLKDSFPVEVVEKMTRVALDCVDVDPGRRPNMRDVAGKISKLYLKSERWSNSLVGLPTGITVSLAPR
- the LOC122653695 gene encoding lysM domain receptor-like kinase 3 isoform X1; the protein is MCNCLKRTDATEPTATLRSSRNSRLSKCSSSMSQSQDSRTSPISPSISSAEHSISRSRSSTSSAVCTSGSINKGSSRASISSKTSLSSIRESLPDNPNIYDFSEICAATNNLLAKRFSSSSAVWRCSLHGKDAIVIQRRLRRSMEASMLRERLSLICRSHHSSLIKLLGASISGDHIYLVYEYVNGVSLADCLRNPKNPNFTVLSNWMSRMKVAIDIAQGLDYIHNSFGFNQNFVHNHIRSTGLIVTDQPSFHARICHFGTAELCGEIPEYTEMSKASASLFSRLQIADNRSMRFEGTRGYMSPEFQATGIGTQKSDVFAFGVVLLELLSGEEPFRYRLDEEKKDYRRVSLIEMAREAMEEEKDVTGKGEEEGEGGRTGWLRRWVDRRLKDSFPVEVVEKMTRVALDCVDVDPGRRPNMRDVAGKISKLYLKSERWSNSLVGLPTGITVSLAPR